In Streptococcus oralis, a single window of DNA contains:
- the glnA gene encoding type I glutamate--ammonia ligase produces the protein MPITAADIRREVKEKNVTFIRLMFSDILGTMKNVEIPATDEQLDKVLSNKAMFDGSSIEGFVRINESDMYLYPDLDTWTVFPWGDENGSVAGLICDVYTTEGEPFAGDPRGNLKRALRHMEEVGFKSFNLGPEPEFFLFKLDENGDPTLEVNDKGGYFDLAPTDLADNTRREIVNVLTKMGFEVEASHHEVAVGQHEIDFKYDEVLRACDKIQIFKLVVKTIARKHGLYATFMAKPKFGIAGSGMHCNMSLFDAEGNNAFFDPNDPKGMQLSETAYHFLGGLIKHAYNYTAIMNPTVNSYKRLVPGYEAPVYIAWAGRNRSPLVRVPASRGMGTRLELRSVDPMANPYIAMAVLLEVGLHGIENKIEAPAPIEENIYIMTAEERKEAGITDLPSTLHNALKALTEDEVVKAALGEHIYTSFLEAKRIEWASYATFVSQWEVDNYLDLY, from the coding sequence ATGCCAATCACAGCTGCAGATATTCGTCGTGAAGTCAAGGAAAAAAATGTTACCTTTATCCGTCTCATGTTTTCAGATATTCTGGGAACCATGAAAAACGTCGAAATTCCTGCTACAGATGAACAGTTAGATAAGGTCTTGTCAAACAAAGCCATGTTTGATGGCTCTTCTATTGAAGGTTTTGTACGTATCAATGAGTCAGATATGTACTTGTACCCAGACTTGGATACATGGACAGTCTTCCCATGGGGAGATGAAAATGGAAGTGTTGCAGGTTTGATCTGTGATGTCTATACAACAGAAGGCGAACCCTTTGCAGGTGACCCACGTGGTAATCTGAAGCGTGCACTTCGTCATATGGAAGAAGTAGGATTCAAATCCTTCAACCTTGGTCCAGAACCAGAATTCTTCCTATTTAAGTTGGATGAAAATGGGGATCCAACTCTTGAGGTAAATGACAAGGGTGGCTACTTCGACTTGGCCCCTACTGACCTTGCAGACAATACGCGTCGTGAAATTGTGAATGTCTTGACCAAAATGGGATTCGAAGTAGAAGCGAGTCACCATGAAGTTGCGGTTGGACAACATGAGATTGACTTCAAGTATGATGAAGTCCTTCGTGCCTGTGACAAGATTCAAATCTTTAAACTTGTTGTTAAAACCATTGCTCGCAAACACGGTCTTTACGCAACCTTTATGGCGAAACCAAAATTTGGTATCGCTGGATCAGGTATGCACTGTAATATGTCCTTGTTTGATGCAGAAGGAAACAATGCCTTCTTTGATCCAAATGATCCAAAAGGAATGCAGTTGTCTGAAACGGCCTATCATTTCCTTGGTGGCTTGATCAAACATGCTTACAACTATACTGCTATCATGAACCCAACAGTTAACTCATACAAACGTTTGGTTCCAGGTTATGAAGCACCTGTTTACATTGCTTGGGCTGGTCGTAACCGTTCGCCACTTGTGCGCGTACCAGCTTCACGTGGTATGGGAACTCGTCTTGAGTTGCGTTCAGTGGACCCAATGGCAAACCCATACATCGCGATGGCAGTTCTATTGGAAGTTGGTTTGCATGGTATTGAAAACAAAATCGAAGCACCAGCTCCTATCGAAGAAAATATCTACATCATGACAGCAGAAGAGCGTAAGGAAGCTGGAATCACCGACCTTCCATCAACTCTTCATAACGCCTTGAAAGCTTTGACTGAGGATGAAGTGGTCAAGGCAGCCCTAGGTGAACACATCTACACTAGTTTCCTTGAAGCCAAACGTATCGAGTGGGCTAGCTATGCGACCTTTGTTTCACAATGGGAAGTTGATAATTATTTAGATCTTTACTAA
- the glnR gene encoding transcriptional repressor GlnR, giving the protein MKEREFRRNMAVFPIGSVMKLTDLSARQIRYYEDQELIKPDRNEGNRRMYSLNDMDRLLEIKDYISEGHNIAAIKKKYAEREAKSKKAVSQTEVRRALHNELLQQGRFASVRSPFGRG; this is encoded by the coding sequence ATGAAGGAAAGAGAATTTCGCCGAAATATGGCTGTTTTTCCTATCGGCAGTGTTATGAAGTTGACCGATCTCTCGGCGCGTCAGATTCGTTATTATGAAGATCAAGAGTTGATCAAACCTGATCGAAACGAAGGGAACCGTCGCATGTATTCTTTGAATGACATGGATCGTCTACTTGAAATCAAAGATTATATCTCTGAAGGTCATAATATTGCTGCGATTAAGAAAAAATATGCTGAACGCGAGGCGAAGTCCAAGAAAGCTGTGAGTCAGACGGAAGTGCGTCGTGCACTTCACAATGAACTCCTCCAGCAGGGGCGCTTTGCTTCAGTACGGTCACCCTTTGGTCGCGGTTAG